In Procambarus clarkii isolate CNS0578487 chromosome 5, FALCON_Pclarkii_2.0, whole genome shotgun sequence, the following are encoded in one genomic region:
- the LOC138351620 gene encoding otolin-1-like, whose product MFSLLLLTAVSGCLVQLPAAASGTRCTCCTVDTGRRCDTGLRFDTGRRFDTGRRFDTGRRFDTGRRCDTGRRCDTGRRFDTGRRFDTGRRFDTGRRCDTGRRFDTGRRFDTGRRCDTGRRCDTGRRCDTGRRCDTGRRCDTGRRCDTGRRCDTGRRCDTGHRSDTGRRCDTGRRCDTGRRCDTGRRCDTGRRCDTGRRCDTGRRCDTGHRSDTGRRCDTGRRCDTGRRCDTGRRCDTGRR is encoded by the coding sequence ATGTTTAGTCTGCTGTTGTTGACAGCAGTGAGTGGCTGTTTAGTacagctgcctgctgctgctagtGGCACTCGCTGCACGTGTTGCACCGTGGACACGGGGCGTCGCTGCGACACGGGGCTCCGCTTCGACACGGGGCGCCGCTTCGACACGGGGCGCCGCTTCGACACGGGGCGCCGCTTCGACACGGGGCGCCGCTGCGACACGGGGCGCCGCTGCGACACGGGGCGCCGCTTCGACACGGGGCGCCGCTTCGACACGGGGCGCCGCTTCGACACGGGGCGCCGCTGCGACACGGGGCGCCGCTTCGACACGGGGCGCCGCTTCGACACGGGGCGTCGCTGCGACACGGGGCGTCGCTGCGACACGGGGCGTCGCTGCGACACGGGGCGTCGCTGCGACACGGGGCGCCGCTGCGACACGGGGCGTCGCTGCGACACGGGGCGCCGCTGCGACACGGGGCGTCGCTGCGACACGGGGCACCGCTCCGACACGGGGCGTCGCTGCGACACGGGGCGCCGCTGCGACACGGGGCGTCGCTGCGACACGGGGCGTCGCTGCGACACGGGGCGCCGCTGCGACACGGGGCGTCGCTGCGACACGGGGCGTCGCTGCGACACGGGGCACCGCTCCGACACGGGGCGTCGCTGCGACACGGGGCGCCGCTGCGACACGGGGCGTCGCTGCGACACGGGGCGTCGCTGCGACACGGGGCGCCGCTAA